The following coding sequences lie in one Devosia litorisediminis genomic window:
- a CDS encoding methyl-accepting chemotaxis protein — MPKLSIVSRIYALVALSLVTLGLMAFMGTSQLNSTREDLRHAELESITEAAMSIVKSQYELSESGAVSVELAQATAKEAVRAMRYRGTEYLFIFDDAGQLVMHPIAPQLEGTSQLELEDPTGKRFFAEILAKTKANGTAFVDYLYTRGQEEEPVEKVTYASHFKPWGWSIATGIYVDDLKEAALETNVMQGAIGGSISLIVLLVAGLIGRSITKPLSKLTKTMRSLVAGDFSVEVEGQTRGDEVGDMARAVEVFRENGLKVSEMTEAEAARIVADEAQRRTMMTELQGAFGEVVDSAIAGDFSKRVNAEFPDPELNTLAGSVNSLVATVERGLDETGHVLKALANTDLTERMSGEYQGAFAALQSDTNAVADRLTDVVDRLKSTSQSLRTATGEILAGANDLSERTTKQAATIEETSATMEQLASTVLQNADRAKDASANASAVTRTAEESGEVMQKANEAMTAIETSSGKISNIIGMIDDIAFQTNLLALNASVEAARAGDAGKGFAVVAVEVRRLAQSAAAASADVKVLIEQSAGEVGLGSRLVSDAAGRLTSMLEGARANNQLMEGIARESREQASAIEEVNVAVRLMDEMTQHNAALVEETNAAIEQTEGQASELDQIVAVFTTAGSSAQRMAPKPTAAPKGAPRAAAPARKAAAQYLSHGNAAVSADWNEF, encoded by the coding sequence ATGCCAAAACTCAGTATCGTCAGCCGAATTTATGCTTTGGTGGCGCTTTCGCTCGTCACCCTGGGCCTGATGGCCTTCATGGGCACCAGCCAGCTCAACTCCACGCGCGAAGATCTGCGCCATGCCGAGCTGGAATCCATCACCGAGGCGGCGATGTCGATCGTCAAATCACAGTACGAACTGAGTGAGTCTGGCGCGGTCAGCGTCGAGCTTGCCCAGGCCACCGCAAAGGAAGCCGTACGCGCCATGCGCTATCGCGGCACCGAATACCTGTTCATTTTTGATGATGCTGGCCAGTTGGTGATGCACCCAATCGCTCCGCAATTGGAGGGCACCAGCCAGCTTGAGCTGGAAGACCCCACCGGCAAGCGGTTCTTCGCCGAGATCCTCGCCAAGACCAAGGCCAACGGCACCGCGTTTGTCGATTATCTCTATACCCGTGGGCAAGAGGAAGAACCTGTCGAAAAGGTGACCTATGCGTCCCATTTCAAGCCCTGGGGCTGGTCGATCGCGACCGGTATCTACGTCGATGATCTTAAGGAAGCTGCCTTGGAAACCAATGTGATGCAGGGCGCCATTGGCGGCAGTATCTCGTTGATTGTTCTGCTGGTAGCCGGGTTGATCGGACGCTCGATCACCAAGCCACTCTCAAAGCTGACCAAGACCATGCGCTCGCTGGTGGCCGGTGACTTCAGTGTTGAAGTTGAAGGCCAGACACGCGGTGACGAAGTCGGCGATATGGCGCGGGCGGTGGAAGTGTTCCGTGAGAATGGCCTGAAGGTTAGTGAGATGACCGAGGCGGAAGCGGCGCGTATTGTCGCCGACGAAGCCCAGCGCCGCACCATGATGACTGAATTGCAGGGCGCCTTTGGTGAAGTTGTGGATTCCGCGATTGCTGGTGACTTCAGCAAGCGCGTGAACGCTGAATTCCCCGATCCCGAGCTGAACACGCTGGCGGGCAGCGTCAATAGCCTGGTGGCGACCGTCGAACGCGGTCTGGACGAAACCGGTCACGTGCTCAAGGCACTGGCCAATACCGATCTGACCGAACGCATGAGTGGTGAATATCAGGGCGCTTTTGCTGCCCTGCAGTCTGACACCAATGCGGTGGCTGATCGCCTCACCGATGTGGTGGATCGCCTCAAGAGCACCTCGCAGTCGCTGCGCACGGCAACAGGCGAAATCCTGGCTGGTGCCAACGATCTGAGCGAGCGCACGACCAAGCAGGCGGCGACCATCGAGGAAACCTCTGCGACCATGGAACAGCTGGCCAGCACCGTGCTGCAGAATGCTGATCGCGCCAAGGATGCCAGTGCCAATGCCAGCGCAGTTACCCGTACCGCTGAGGAAAGCGGCGAGGTGATGCAGAAGGCCAATGAGGCGATGACGGCGATCGAAACCAGCTCGGGCAAGATCTCCAACATTATCGGCATGATTGATGACATCGCCTTCCAGACCAATCTGCTGGCGCTGAACGCTTCGGTTGAAGCGGCGCGCGCTGGTGATGCGGGCAAGGGTTTTGCCGTGGTTGCTGTCGAAGTGCGCCGCCTGGCGCAGTCGGCAGCGGCCGCATCGGCTGACGTGAAGGTGCTGATCGAGCAGTCGGCTGGTGAAGTCGGCCTGGGTTCGCGTCTGGTTTCCGATGCAGCTGGTCGTCTGACCAGCATGCTGGAAGGCGCTCGCGCCAATAACCAGCTGATGGAAGGCATTGCCCGCGAAAGCCGCGAACAGGCCTCGGCCATTGAAGAGGTCAATGTCGCTGTCCGGCTGATGGACGAGATGACCCAGCACAATGCGGCACTGGTTGAAGAAACCAATGCGGCAATCGAGCAGACCGAAGGTCAGGCGAGCGAGCTCGACCAGATCGTGGCGGTGTTCACGACGGCGGGCTCGTCCGCTCAGCGGATGGCGCCAAAGCCAACTGCCGCACCAAAGGGAGCGCCTCGCGCTGCCGCGCCTGCCCGCAAGGCTGCCGCGCAGTATCTCAGTCACGGCAACGCAGCGGTTTCGGCCGACTGGAACGAATTCTAG